A genomic window from Pseudoalteromonas piratica includes:
- a CDS encoding peptidylprolyl isomerase, which translates to MIKLTQFVLATSIIALFSLPLFAKERAMSPAAVIENSTNDEWRSLDLENTVILSLKTGDVVIALNPQLAPNHVANFKKLVREGFYNGLNIYRFVEGFVAQGGDISEKKQPKTGSKTVNAEFTKETKNPIAIQLVDVNDGYADKTGFLNGFAVAQNVTGTETWQTHCTGNFAMARSNSINSGGTEFYVILGNHRYLDLNITSFGRVVTGMEHIQRLARKPETTIEDVNFNPIVNFAVASDLADSPAHDIEVMKTQSASFKQYIESRRNRPEPWFQHQANYIDVCSLSVPMRSKKSLKG; encoded by the coding sequence ATGATAAAACTAACCCAATTTGTCTTAGCGACAAGTATTATTGCGCTCTTTTCATTACCTTTGTTCGCAAAAGAACGAGCGATGTCGCCAGCGGCAGTTATAGAAAACTCGACCAACGATGAGTGGCGTAGCCTTGATTTAGAAAACACGGTTATTTTATCGTTGAAAACGGGTGATGTGGTGATTGCTCTAAACCCGCAACTAGCGCCTAATCACGTTGCTAATTTTAAAAAGTTAGTGAGAGAGGGATTTTATAACGGGCTTAACATTTATCGTTTTGTTGAAGGGTTTGTTGCGCAAGGGGGCGACATTTCCGAGAAGAAGCAACCAAAAACGGGCAGTAAAACAGTCAATGCTGAATTTACAAAAGAAACTAAAAACCCAATTGCAATTCAATTAGTTGATGTAAATGATGGCTATGCTGATAAAACTGGCTTTTTAAACGGGTTTGCAGTTGCACAGAACGTCACAGGAACAGAAACTTGGCAAACTCATTGTACTGGAAATTTTGCCATGGCAAGAAGTAACAGTATCAACAGTGGGGGGACTGAGTTCTATGTGATTTTAGGTAATCACCGTTACCTTGATTTGAATATTACGTCGTTTGGTCGAGTTGTAACAGGTATGGAGCATATTCAACGATTAGCTCGCAAGCCAGAAACAACCATTGAAGATGTTAATTTCAATCCGATTGTTAATTTTGCTGTAGCATCGGACTTAGCTGATTCACCTGCCCATGATATTGAAGTTATGAAAACACAAAGCGCAAGTTTCAAGCAATATATTGAATCTAGGCGCAATCGTCCTGAGCCGTGGTTTCAACATCAAGCTAACTATATAGATGTATGTAGCTTGAGTGTGCCAATGCGTTCTAAAAAGTCTCTAAAAGGTTAA
- the tamB gene encoding autotransporter assembly complex protein TamB: MNDKVKHTPSLTKRVLRVVRNAFWAFLVLLIGVVALLFSGIGNQALVYGVNHLIPNVTVTTDGRPLLRGGIFNVDYVTSEVTLQFKNMMLDVRFLTCADLCFEALEAELVAVTIQTNSQAAQNANAGPLEAITLPLSISAKSIALQQFTFSQGDIHASIDDFSSRFSIYDSDINVLKTAVQKVTITLPPQKDEQPKPSEPLLLPEISPVTFVTPLNWQIDDLTIERVELNRGQLIEHFEHIKLKAQQQADQISISQLSLAHEELSASLQGNIVLSENNPISLLVNLETDQHQLSSELNGDFSELRLNSVLSGLYSAKLEFLTSLENKQLPFTLSVESEHLEIEKQAQKIIVDDIEIKANGDLTSFKYQLNTALHNNQLPALRIESEGEGSFTQLNIQHLLLSSPASNLSLTGTVDWQQGIDASFTLLSDKISIEEFEPSIASDVSLKAALQFVSDGQNWRLNVPELAVAGQINNAPLDANLVLALDDKLHAEISEFTIASAQNVLNLSGKIDQQWHIKGDLNLVDPETIDSRLSGQGNADFTITGEVKTPLLGWSMALKRLSLKNYRIDEIVSNGNLDVAKNYLANISLEAAGINIDEQAINLIQLDVNGDLQSHSLKLNLISDTLNVSANSQGGLTQHQYKGQINQLAFKNDKINLSNQQAINFDYDVSQASATVDQHCWLGTNTSFCLDALSASTEQGNIALNLTHLDLSVLSLVMPKTISPHGELKGHFNAKWQQGKLLAIDSEFHSNTIHFDINESFIKTDVPIEQLFFKLQANEEAIALDTDIQSSVLGNIIGDIDISELTGTRPLTGRLALQSLSFANLKGFSQQIDKLNGELNANVTLSGTAFSPQIQGELTLSDLAFLAPWTPLFIEQGDLSIAFNDHSATLTGKLADNNQGTLALQGNADWQNEPALNAQINGDSFKIALEPNVWFALSPDISIDYADQFADVKGKVHVVDGRVKVKELPEGAVSVSDDELIVDAPKQQKKSAPVAYSVDLAILIDDKVRIDSFGLRSKLKGDVLFKQVDNSPLIASGEIALLEGEYRAFGQELLIETGQLIFNGAVDKPLLNVRAIRNPDLTEDGVTAGVKLTGSVEEPRLDVFSDPNMDQAMALSYLLSGRALSESNSASDGMLTQLLLARGLARGEGSISKIGEAIGIDDVSLSSRGSGEDTKVEISGYVAPGIQVRYSIGIFDSMSEVAVRYQLLPRLYIEAISGLNDSLDILYKFDWD; the protein is encoded by the coding sequence ATGAATGATAAGGTGAAACACACACCATCACTAACAAAGCGAGTGCTTCGAGTTGTTAGAAATGCGTTTTGGGCGTTTCTAGTCTTATTGATAGGTGTAGTCGCATTACTTTTTAGTGGCATTGGTAACCAAGCACTTGTCTATGGCGTTAACCATTTAATACCTAATGTAACAGTTACGACAGACGGTAGACCGCTTCTGCGAGGAGGTATTTTCAATGTCGACTATGTTACCTCTGAAGTAACGTTGCAATTTAAAAACATGATGTTAGATGTGCGTTTTTTGACATGTGCAGATCTGTGTTTTGAAGCGTTAGAGGCAGAACTAGTTGCTGTTACCATACAAACAAATAGCCAAGCAGCTCAAAATGCAAACGCAGGGCCGCTCGAAGCAATAACATTGCCACTGTCAATTTCGGCTAAGTCAATCGCACTCCAGCAGTTCACTTTTTCGCAAGGTGATATACACGCATCCATTGATGATTTTTCATCGCGGTTCAGTATTTATGATAGTGATATCAATGTGCTTAAAACAGCGGTGCAAAAAGTAACAATAACATTACCGCCACAAAAAGATGAACAGCCTAAGCCTTCAGAGCCGTTACTGTTACCCGAAATTTCCCCCGTTACTTTTGTTACGCCTTTAAATTGGCAGATTGATGACTTAACGATCGAGCGGGTTGAATTGAATCGAGGGCAGCTCATTGAACACTTTGAACATATAAAACTCAAAGCGCAGCAGCAGGCAGACCAAATCAGTATTTCACAACTTTCTCTGGCCCATGAAGAGCTCAGCGCAAGCCTGCAGGGTAATATAGTACTGTCAGAAAATAACCCAATCTCACTTTTAGTGAACCTTGAAACAGATCAGCATCAACTGTCCAGTGAACTCAATGGTGACTTTTCAGAGCTTAGGCTAAACAGTGTGTTATCAGGTCTTTACAGTGCAAAACTTGAATTTCTGACCTCATTAGAAAACAAACAACTGCCTTTCACGCTATCAGTGGAGTCAGAACATCTTGAAATTGAAAAACAAGCCCAGAAAATTATTGTTGATGATATTGAAATAAAAGCGAATGGTGATTTAACGAGCTTTAAATACCAACTCAATACGGCTTTACACAATAATCAATTACCCGCACTACGAATTGAAAGTGAAGGCGAAGGCAGTTTTACGCAGCTTAATATACAGCATTTGTTGCTTTCGAGTCCTGCTAGCAATTTATCGTTAACTGGCACTGTTGATTGGCAACAGGGCATAGATGCATCATTTACCTTGTTATCCGATAAAATCAGTATTGAGGAATTTGAACCATCGATTGCTTCAGACGTCTCTTTAAAAGCGGCGCTTCAGTTTGTCTCAGATGGACAAAACTGGCGCCTTAACGTACCAGAACTCGCCGTTGCTGGGCAAATTAATAATGCACCGCTCGATGCTAATCTTGTGCTTGCGCTGGATGATAAATTACACGCTGAGATTTCAGAATTTACCATTGCAAGTGCGCAAAATGTGCTGAATCTATCCGGCAAGATAGATCAACAATGGCACATTAAAGGTGATCTTAATCTGGTGGATCCTGAAACAATCGACAGTCGCCTGTCAGGTCAAGGAAATGCTGATTTCACTATTACCGGTGAGGTTAAGACACCGTTATTAGGTTGGTCAATGGCACTCAAGCGACTTTCTCTTAAGAATTATCGCATTGATGAAATAGTCAGTAATGGCAACTTAGACGTTGCCAAAAATTACCTTGCAAATATTTCCCTTGAAGCTGCGGGTATTAATATCGATGAGCAAGCAATCAATCTTATTCAATTGGATGTAAACGGCGATTTGCAATCACACTCTCTTAAATTGAATCTAATCTCAGACACGCTAAATGTTAGTGCAAATTCACAGGGTGGGTTAACGCAACATCAATATAAAGGTCAAATTAATCAGCTTGCTTTCAAAAATGACAAAATTAACTTAAGCAATCAGCAAGCGATTAATTTTGATTATGATGTTAGCCAAGCAAGTGCAACTGTTGATCAGCATTGTTGGTTAGGCACCAATACATCATTTTGTTTAGATGCTTTAAGTGCCTCAACTGAGCAAGGTAATATCGCTCTAAACCTGACTCATTTAGATTTATCTGTATTAAGTTTAGTCATGCCGAAAACAATCTCACCTCATGGAGAGTTAAAAGGGCATTTCAATGCGAAGTGGCAACAAGGTAAGTTGTTAGCCATTGATAGTGAATTTCACTCAAATACGATCCACTTTGATATCAACGAAAGCTTTATTAAAACTGATGTACCCATTGAACAACTTTTCTTTAAGTTACAAGCCAATGAAGAGGCTATTGCGCTAGATACAGATATTCAGTCTTCAGTACTTGGTAATATCATCGGCGATATCGACATTAGCGAATTAACGGGCACGCGTCCATTAACAGGAAGGCTCGCTTTACAATCTCTTAGTTTTGCGAATTTAAAGGGCTTTAGCCAACAAATTGATAAGCTCAATGGCGAATTAAATGCCAATGTAACCCTCTCTGGCACGGCATTTTCACCGCAAATACAAGGTGAACTTACTTTAAGTGATTTGGCATTTTTGGCACCTTGGACACCACTTTTTATTGAGCAAGGTGATCTTAGTATTGCTTTTAACGATCACAGTGCCACTTTGACAGGTAAGCTTGCTGATAACAATCAGGGCACCTTAGCGCTTCAAGGAAATGCCGACTGGCAAAACGAGCCCGCGTTAAATGCACAAATCAATGGCGATAGCTTCAAAATTGCACTGGAACCTAACGTATGGTTTGCGCTATCACCTGATATTAGTATTGACTATGCAGATCAATTTGCCGACGTGAAAGGCAAGGTTCATGTGGTTGATGGACGCGTTAAAGTAAAAGAACTCCCTGAGGGGGCTGTCAGTGTTTCAGATGATGAACTCATTGTTGATGCCCCAAAGCAGCAAAAAAAATCAGCTCCTGTTGCTTATAGTGTTGATTTAGCAATTCTAATTGATGATAAAGTGCGCATTGATTCGTTTGGTCTGCGCTCAAAGTTGAAAGGGGATGTGCTATTTAAACAAGTTGATAATTCGCCGCTTATTGCTAGCGGTGAAATTGCCTTACTGGAAGGGGAATATCGCGCATTTGGCCAAGAGTTATTGATAGAAACGGGTCAGCTTATTTTTAATGGTGCCGTTGATAAACCGTTATTAAATGTGCGTGCTATTCGTAACCCAGACCTCACTGAAGATGGTGTAACTGCAGGTGTTAAATTAACGGGAAGTGTTGAGGAACCACGCTTAGATGTATTCTCGGACCCAAATATGGATCAAGCAATGGCGTTGTCCTATTTACTCTCTGGGCGAGCGCTGAGTGAATCCAACTCGGCCAGCGACGGTATGTTAACGCAATTATTGCTTGCAAGGGGACTTGCACGAGGCGAGGGAAGTATCAGTAAAATTGGTGAGGCAATAGGCATTGATGACGTTTCGTTATCCTCTCGTGGCAGTGGTGAAGACACCAAGGTTGAAATTTCAGGTTATGTGGCACCAGGTATTCAAGTGCGTTACAGTATTGGTATTTTTGATTCAATGAGTGAAGTTGCGGTGCGATATCAACTACTCCCTCGGTTATACATAGAGGCAATTAGTGGCCTCAACGATTCACTCGATATTCTTTATAAATTTGACTGGGATTAA
- the queF gene encoding NADPH-dependent 7-cyano-7-deazaguanine reductase QueF (Catalyzes the NADPH-dependent reduction of 7-cyano-7-deazaguanine (preQ0) to 7-aminomethyl-7-deazaguanine (preQ1) in queuosine biosynthesis), translated as MSHYQDAPELKGALLGQQTEYKDSYDASLLFPIARKLNRDDLNIDENALPFKGEDTWTGYELSWLNQKGKPVVAVAEFIFPATSSHIIESKSFKLYLNSFNQTKFDSMAEVEAVLTQDLSNAANCNVIVKLFNADHFDCLMPTPFNGICLDELDIEVSQYDLNTELLTADDNDEVVTETLYSHLLKSNCLITSQPDWASVVIRYTGKKINHESLLKYLISFRNHNEFHEQCVERLFCDLQCKFALSKLEVYARYTRRGGLDINPYRSTDYDTTQFTLKSNRQ; from the coding sequence ATGTCACATTACCAAGATGCACCTGAGCTAAAAGGTGCTTTACTCGGCCAACAAACCGAATACAAAGATAGTTATGATGCCTCTTTACTGTTTCCGATTGCCCGTAAACTTAATCGCGACGATTTAAATATAGATGAAAACGCATTGCCATTTAAGGGTGAAGACACTTGGACAGGCTATGAGCTTTCTTGGTTGAATCAAAAAGGAAAACCTGTTGTTGCCGTTGCTGAATTTATTTTTCCTGCCACCAGCAGTCATATTATTGAGTCAAAGTCATTCAAGCTTTATTTAAATAGCTTCAATCAAACCAAGTTTGATTCGATGGCTGAGGTTGAAGCGGTTCTTACACAAGATTTATCAAACGCGGCAAACTGTAATGTCATTGTGAAGTTATTTAATGCTGATCACTTTGACTGCTTAATGCCAACACCTTTTAATGGTATTTGCTTAGATGAATTGGACATTGAAGTATCACAATACGATTTAAATACTGAATTGCTCACTGCAGATGACAATGACGAGGTTGTGACAGAAACACTCTATAGCCACTTACTTAAGTCGAATTGTTTAATTACCTCTCAACCTGACTGGGCATCTGTTGTGATCCGTTATACCGGTAAAAAAATCAATCACGAAAGCCTGTTAAAGTATTTAATCTCATTTAGAAACCACAATGAATTCCACGAGCAATGTGTGGAGCGTTTGTTCTGTGATTTGCAATGTAAGTTTGCTCTAAGCAAACTTGAAGTATATGCGCGCTATACACGTCGCGGCGGCCTAGATATCAACCCCTATCGCTCTACCGACTATGACACAACTCAGTTCACACTAAAAAGTAACCGCCAATAG